One region of Tachysurus fulvidraco isolate hzauxx_2018 chromosome 9, HZAU_PFXX_2.0, whole genome shotgun sequence genomic DNA includes:
- the LOC113637762 gene encoding arrestin domain-containing protein 3-like isoform X2, which produces MACKVRNISVAFDPLRESNTFTNGDYISGRITLEVVKEIHIESLLIKAKGEASVMWSENHGRYNVVVYHDKVTCFRSILHFIQEQKKGQDGYSLLTNECGQCYPSIVGPGTHVYPFTFQIPQQDMPASFKGHHGKVDYFLEAKLCRSLSITKKAKVHFNYIPRGDTSVPDLMMSQHGSKEKKMKFLTSGSVAMDVHIEKKGFHLGEQMTVKIDVVNNSSRTVKPKLILYQKQSFFASKKRSVKTKELLKEKGDPVGPSTKQSVTKVLNIPADASISILNCKVLKVEYRLKVFLDIKFAYDPEIKLPVVFLPVCWTKEDKDVVNTDMDIGFESWTSKLT; this is translated from the exons ATGGCATGTAAAGTGAGAAATATATCAGTGGCATTTGATCCTTTACGAGAAAGCAACACGTTTACTAATGGAGACTACATCTCTGGACGAATAACTTTAGAGGTAGTGAAGGAAATTCACATAGAGAGTCTGTTGATCAAAGCCAAAGGAGAAGCATCTGTGATGTGGTCTGAAAATCATGGCAGATACAACGTAGTTGTTTACCATGATAAAGTAACATGCTTTAGGTCAATTCTTCACTTCAttcaagaacagaaaaaag GTCAAGACGGATACTCACTGTTAACAAATGAGTGTGGGCAGTGCT ACCCAAGCATTGTTGGACCTGGAACCCATGTTTACCCATTTACCTTTCAGATTCCCCAGCA AGACATGCCTGCATCCTTCAAAGGCCACCATGGAAAGGTGGATTACTTTTTAGAAGCTAAATTGTGCAGGTCATTGTcaataacaaaaaaagcaaaagtacATTTCAACTATATTCCTCGGGGTGATACATCTGTACCAGACTTAATG ATGTCTCAGCATGGGtcaaaagagaagaaaatgaaattcCTCACATCCGGGAGTGTGGCCATGGATGTTCATATAGAGAAGAAGGGTTTCCACTTAG GTGAGCAAATGACTGTGAAGATAGATGTTGTAAACAATTCCTCTCGTACAGTCAAGCCCAAGTTAATCTTGTACCAGAAGCAGAGCTTCTTCGCCTCCAAGAAGAGAAGTGTGAAAACAAAAGAGCTCTTGAAAGAAAAAGGCGACCCCGTTGGACCATCGACCAAGCAGAGTGTGACCAAAGTTTTGAACATTCCAGCAGATGCCAGTATTTCCATCCTTAACTGCAAGGTTCTCAAAGTGGAGTACAGACTGAAG GTTTTTCTGGATATAAAATTTGCTTATGATCCAGAAATTAAACTGCCTGTCGTGTTTCTTCCTGTCTGTTGGACAAAGGAAGACAAAGATGTAGTGAATACAGATATGGACATTGGCTTTGAATCATGGACCAGCAAGCTGACTTGA
- the LOC113637762 gene encoding arrestin domain-containing protein 3-like isoform X1 — MSSSIKNISVVFEPLNESNTFTNGDHISGRVTLEVGKETQIESLLIKAKGKASVMWTETYGKTTVVYHDKETCFELILFFIQKQKTEGQDGYSLLTNECGQCYPSIVGPGTHVYPFTFQIPQQDMPASFKGHHGKVDYFLEAKLCRSLSITKKAKVHFNYIPRGDTSVPDLMMSQHGSKEKKMKFLTSGSVAMDVHIEKKGFHLGEQMTVKIDVVNNSSRTVKPKLILYQKQSFFASKKRSVKTKELLKEKGDPVGPSTKQSVTKVLNIPADASISILNCKVLKVEYRLKVFLDIKFAYDPEIKLPVVFLPVCWTKEDKDVVNTDMDIGFESWTSKLT, encoded by the exons ATGTCGTCTAGCATAAAGAATATCTCGGTAGTATTTGAGCCTTTAAATGAAAGCAACACGTTTACAAACGGAGACCACATTTCCGGACGAgtaactttggaggttggaaAGGAAACTCAAATCGAGAGCCTGCTTATCAAAGCCAAAGGGAAAGCGTCTGTAATGTGGACGGAAACGTACGGAAAAACCACCGTAGTTTATCACGATAAAGAAACGTGCTTTGAGCTAATTCTGTTCTTTATTCAGAAACAAAAGACAGAAG GTCAAGACGGATACTCACTGTTAACAAATGAGTGTGGGCAGTGCT ACCCAAGCATTGTTGGACCTGGAACCCATGTTTACCCATTTACCTTTCAGATTCCCCAGCA AGACATGCCTGCATCCTTCAAAGGCCACCATGGAAAGGTGGATTACTTTTTAGAAGCTAAATTGTGCAGGTCATTGTcaataacaaaaaaagcaaaagtacATTTCAACTATATTCCTCGGGGTGATACATCTGTACCAGACTTAATG ATGTCTCAGCATGGGtcaaaagagaagaaaatgaaattcCTCACATCCGGGAGTGTGGCCATGGATGTTCATATAGAGAAGAAGGGTTTCCACTTAG GTGAGCAAATGACTGTGAAGATAGATGTTGTAAACAATTCCTCTCGTACAGTCAAGCCCAAGTTAATCTTGTACCAGAAGCAGAGCTTCTTCGCCTCCAAGAAGAGAAGTGTGAAAACAAAAGAGCTCTTGAAAGAAAAAGGCGACCCCGTTGGACCATCGACCAAGCAGAGTGTGACCAAAGTTTTGAACATTCCAGCAGATGCCAGTATTTCCATCCTTAACTGCAAGGTTCTCAAAGTGGAGTACAGACTGAAG GTTTTTCTGGATATAAAATTTGCTTATGATCCAGAAATTAAACTGCCTGTCGTGTTTCTTCCTGTCTGTTGGACAAAGGAAGACAAAGATGTAGTGAATACAGATATGGACATTGGCTTTGAATCATGGACCAGCAAGCTGACTTGA